The bacterium DNA segment TTCATGAAGAAGGGGAAAAAGGGGAGAGCTGGGGAAGTTTTACGCCCTGCGCTCTGCCCCATGTCCCCCTGGGGACCGCGGAGCCTGAATCCTGAACCCCAAACCCTGAACCCTGAACCCGCTCTTTCCCTATGCCCCATGCTCTTTGCTTTTTTCACCATGAAGGACATGAAGTTAATGAAGGGGGGAAAGGAAGGGTTCAGGAAGGGAGGGGGTCCACAGACCTGCCTGCCGGCAGGCAGGTTTACACAGATAGGGAAAGGTTTTTAGGGGAGCATAGGGCACGGGATATTTAAGATCATTGCGAGGAGTCCAGCGTCTCGCGGGACGACGAAGCAACCTTACGAGTAGTTCCCTAAATCTGCGAAATTTCTGTTTTGAAATCTGTGACATCTGTGGACCTCTCTTTAATCTGCGTAATCTTAGTTCCTGAATTCTTCCCCCATCAGAGTTAATCAGAATAATCAGGTGCAAAGTTCTCCAGGGGCCGAACGATCGTCGCCGGGAATCGGATTGAGTTGCTCCCGTCGGACGGTATAGCATCGATTCGACGGGTTCTTCGTCTTTGTGCCTGGAGAAGTTGTTCCGATAAAAAAGGAGGGAAAGATGAATCCGGAAGTACAACAAAAGATAATCGAGCTTTTGAAAGTCCCCCAGTTGTCGAACTTGGCGACCGTGACTTTGGACGGCAAACCGTGGACCCGTTACGTTATGATAAATTCGGATAATGAATTCAATCTGCGCTCGGCCGTTTGCATTAATTCGAGAAAAGTCAAACAAATAGAGAATAATCCGGAGGTTCATGTAACCTTCGGCATCAACGACCCGGCGGATTTGAGCAAACCCTATGTGCAGATACAGGGCAAGGCGAGAATAACGACGGATCGAAAAGAAAAAAACGATTATTGGTTCGACATGCTTTCGGCTGTTTTCTCGGGTCCGGATGACCCCAATTATTCCGTGTTGGTGATCGAACCCTATCGCGCCGAATTCATGAATCCGGGATCGATGTCTCCCGAAATATGGGAAAAGGAATTTCGTTAGAAGCGTCACACGCCGATTTGCCGTCACGAACAAATTGATCGAGCGACCGCCGTCCGGGTGTCGCTCGGCTCGGCCGTTGGGCCGTGATCGAATCGACACACACCCATAAAGAGGTTCCCCGAAGTGGACATTCCACGAATCTTCACTATCACCGAAAGCGCTCACCGTATCCATAACCCGTTCTCGCTCGAAAAGCTTGCCGCTCTCGGGGCGGCGCTGCGTCTGGAAGCGGGGTCCCGAGTGCTCGACCTCGGCAGCGGTTCGGGGGAGATGCTCTGCACTTGGGCACGCGATTACGGCGTCATAGGCACCGGCGTCGACATGAGCCGGTTGTTCACCGAGCAAGCGAAACTCCGCGCCAAAGAACTCGGCGTCGCCGATCGAGTCAAGTTCATCCATGGCGATGCCGCCGGTTACGTCTCCGACGAGAAGGCCGATGTGGCAGCCTGTGTCGGTGCCACTTGGATCGCCGGAGGAGTCGTCGGTACTATCGAGCTTCTGGCACGGAGCCTGCGCACCGGAGGGATCATCCTCATCGGCGAGCCCTATTGGCGGCAGTTACCGCCGACGGAAGATGTTGCCA contains these protein-coding regions:
- a CDS encoding pyridoxamine 5'-phosphate oxidase family protein, which codes for MNPEVQQKIIELLKVPQLSNLATVTLDGKPWTRYVMINSDNEFNLRSAVCINSRKVKQIENNPEVHVTFGINDPADLSKPYVQIQGKARITTDRKEKNDYWFDMLSAVFSGPDDPNYSVLVIEPYRAEFMNPGSMSPEIWEKEFR
- a CDS encoding class I SAM-dependent methyltransferase — protein: MDIPRIFTITESAHRIHNPFSLEKLAALGAALRLEAGSRVLDLGSGSGEMLCTWARDYGVIGTGVDMSRLFTEQAKLRAKELGVADRVKFIHGDAAGYVSDEKADVAACVGATWIAGGVVGTIELLARSLRTGGIILIGEPYWRQLPPTEDVA